A genomic segment from Diceros bicornis minor isolate mBicDic1 chromosome 5, mDicBic1.mat.cur, whole genome shotgun sequence encodes:
- the METTL3 gene encoding N6-adenosine-methyltransferase catalytic subunit isoform X1, with protein sequence MSDTWSSIQAHKKQLDSLRERLQRRRKQDSGHLDLRNPEAALSPTFRSDSPVPTAPTSGGPKPSTASAVPELATDPELEKKLLHHLSDLALTLPTDAVSIRLAISTPDAPATQDGVESLLQKFAAQELIEVKRSLLQDDAHPTLVTYADHSKLSAMMGAVAEKKGPGEVAGTITGQKRRAEQDSTTVTAFASSLASGLASSASEPAKEPTKKSRKHAASDVDLEIESLLNQQSTKEQQSKKVSQEILELLNTTTAKEQSIVEKFRSRGRAQVQEFCDYGTKEECMKASDADRPCRKLHFRRIINKHTDESLGDCSFLNTCFHMDTCKYVHYEIDACMDSEAPGSKDHTPSQELALTQSVGGDSNADRLFPPQWICCDIRYLDVSILGKFAVVMADPPWDIHMELPYGTLTDDEMRRLNIPVLQDDGFLFLWVTGRAMELGRECLNLWGYERVDEIIWVKTNQLQRIIRTGRTGHWLNHGKEHCLVGVKGNPQGFNQGLDCDVIVAEVRSTSHKPDEIYGMIERLSPGTRKIELFGRPHNVQPNWITLGNQLDGIHLLDPDVVARFKQRYPDGIISKPKNL encoded by the exons ATGTCGGACACGTGGAGCTCTATCCAGGCCCACAAAAAGCAGCTGGATTCGCTGCGAGAGAGGCTGCAGCGGAGGCGGAAGCAGGACTCGGGGCACTTGG ATCTACGGAATCCAGAAGCAGCACTGTCTCCAACCTTCCGTAGTGACAGCCCAGTGCCTACTGCACCCACTTCTGGTGGCCCTAAGCCCAGCACAGCTTCAGCAGTTCCTGAACTAGCTACAGACCCCGAATTAGAGAAGAAGTTGCTACACCACCTCTCTGATCTGGCCCTAACATTGCCCACTGATGCTGTGTCCATCCGTCTTGCCATTTCCACG CCAGATGCCCCTGCCACTCAAGATGGGGTGGAAAGCCTCCTACAGAAGTTCGCAGCTCAGGAGTTGATTGAGGTAAAGCGAAGTCTCCTACAAGATGATGCACATCCCACCCTTGTGACCTACGCTGATCATTCTAAGCTCTCTGCCATGATGGGTGCTGTGGCAGAAAAGAAGGGCCCTGGGGAGGTAGCAGGGACTATCACAGGGCAGAAGCGGCGTGCAGAACAGGACTCGACCACAGTAACTGCTTTTGCTAGCTCTTTGGCCTCTGGTCTGGCCTCTTCAGCATCAGAACCAGCCAAGGAGCCAACCaagaaatcaaggaaacatgcTGCCTCAGATGTTGATCTGGAGATAGAGAGCCTTCTGAACCAACAGTCTACCAAGGAACAACAGAGCAAGAAG GTCAGTCAGGAGATCCTAGAGCTATTAAATACTACAACAGCCAAGGAACAATCCATTGTTGAAAAGTTTCGCTCACGAGGTCGGGCCCAAGTGCAAGAGTTCTGTGACTATGGAACCAAGGAGGAGTGCATGAAAGCCAGTGATGCTGATCGGCCCTGTCGCAAGCTGCACTTCAG ACGAATCATCAATAAACATACTGATGAATCATTAGGTGACTGCTCTTTCCTTAACACATGTTTCCACATGGATACCTGCAAATATGTTCACTATGAAATTGATGCTTGCATGGATTCTGAGGCTCCTGGGAGCAAAGACCACACGCCAAGCCAGGAGCTTGCTCTTACACAAAGTGTTGGAGGTGATTCCAATGCAGATCGACTCTTCCCACCTCAG TGGATCTGTTGTGATATCCGATACCTGGACGTCAGTATCTTGGGCAAGTTTGCAGTTGTGATGGCTGACCCACCCTGGGATATTCACATGGAGCTGCCCTATGGGACCCTGACAGATGATGAGATGCGCAGGCTCAACATACCAGTACTGCAGGATGATGGCTTTCTCTTCCTCTGGGTCACAGGCAG GGCCATGGAGTTGGGCAGAGAATGTCTGAACCTCTGGGG TTATGAACGGGTAGATGAAATTATCTGGGTGAAGACAAATCAGCTGCAGCGCATCATTCGAACAGGCCGTACAGGTCACTGGTTGAACCATGGGAAGGAGCACTGCTTG GTTGGTGTCAAAGGAAATCCCCAGGGCTTCAACCAGGGTCTGGATTGTGATGTGATCGTAGCTGAG GTTCGTTCCACCAGTCATAAACCAGATGAAATCTATGGCATGATTGAGAGACTATCCCCTGGCACTCGCAAGATTGAGTTATTTGGACGACCACACAATGTGCAACCCAACTG GATCACTCTTGGAAACCAACTGGATGGGATCCACCTACTAGACCCAGATGTGGTTGCCCGGTTCAAGCAAAGGTATCCAGATGGTATTATCTCTAAACCTAAGAATCTATAG
- the METTL3 gene encoding N6-adenosine-methyltransferase catalytic subunit isoform X2 — translation MSDTWSSIQAHKKQLDSLRERLQRRRKQDSGHLDLRNPEAALSPTFRSDSPVPTAPTSGGPKPSTASAVPELATDPELEKKLLHHLSDLALTLPTDAVSIRLAISTPDAPATQDGVESLLQKFAAQELIEVKRSLLQDDAHPTLVTYADHSKLSAMMGAVAEKKGPGEVAGTITGQKRRAEQDSTTVTAFASSLASGLASSASEPAKEPTKKSRKHAASDVDLEIESLLNQQSTKEQQSKKVSQEILELLNTTTAKEQSIVEKFRSRGRAQVQEFCDYGTKEECMKASDADRPCRKLHFRRIINKHTDESLGDCSFLNTCFHMDTCKYVHYEIDACMDSEAPGSKDHTPSQELALTQSVGGDSNADRLFPPQWICCDIRYLDVSILGKFAVVMADPPWDIHMELPYGTLTDDEMRRLNIPVLQDDGFLFLWVTGRAMELGRECLNLWGYERVDEIIWVKTNQLQRIIRTGRTGHWLNHGKEHCLVRSTSHKPDEIYGMIERLSPGTRKIELFGRPHNVQPNWITLGNQLDGIHLLDPDVVARFKQRYPDGIISKPKNL, via the exons ATGTCGGACACGTGGAGCTCTATCCAGGCCCACAAAAAGCAGCTGGATTCGCTGCGAGAGAGGCTGCAGCGGAGGCGGAAGCAGGACTCGGGGCACTTGG ATCTACGGAATCCAGAAGCAGCACTGTCTCCAACCTTCCGTAGTGACAGCCCAGTGCCTACTGCACCCACTTCTGGTGGCCCTAAGCCCAGCACAGCTTCAGCAGTTCCTGAACTAGCTACAGACCCCGAATTAGAGAAGAAGTTGCTACACCACCTCTCTGATCTGGCCCTAACATTGCCCACTGATGCTGTGTCCATCCGTCTTGCCATTTCCACG CCAGATGCCCCTGCCACTCAAGATGGGGTGGAAAGCCTCCTACAGAAGTTCGCAGCTCAGGAGTTGATTGAGGTAAAGCGAAGTCTCCTACAAGATGATGCACATCCCACCCTTGTGACCTACGCTGATCATTCTAAGCTCTCTGCCATGATGGGTGCTGTGGCAGAAAAGAAGGGCCCTGGGGAGGTAGCAGGGACTATCACAGGGCAGAAGCGGCGTGCAGAACAGGACTCGACCACAGTAACTGCTTTTGCTAGCTCTTTGGCCTCTGGTCTGGCCTCTTCAGCATCAGAACCAGCCAAGGAGCCAACCaagaaatcaaggaaacatgcTGCCTCAGATGTTGATCTGGAGATAGAGAGCCTTCTGAACCAACAGTCTACCAAGGAACAACAGAGCAAGAAG GTCAGTCAGGAGATCCTAGAGCTATTAAATACTACAACAGCCAAGGAACAATCCATTGTTGAAAAGTTTCGCTCACGAGGTCGGGCCCAAGTGCAAGAGTTCTGTGACTATGGAACCAAGGAGGAGTGCATGAAAGCCAGTGATGCTGATCGGCCCTGTCGCAAGCTGCACTTCAG ACGAATCATCAATAAACATACTGATGAATCATTAGGTGACTGCTCTTTCCTTAACACATGTTTCCACATGGATACCTGCAAATATGTTCACTATGAAATTGATGCTTGCATGGATTCTGAGGCTCCTGGGAGCAAAGACCACACGCCAAGCCAGGAGCTTGCTCTTACACAAAGTGTTGGAGGTGATTCCAATGCAGATCGACTCTTCCCACCTCAG TGGATCTGTTGTGATATCCGATACCTGGACGTCAGTATCTTGGGCAAGTTTGCAGTTGTGATGGCTGACCCACCCTGGGATATTCACATGGAGCTGCCCTATGGGACCCTGACAGATGATGAGATGCGCAGGCTCAACATACCAGTACTGCAGGATGATGGCTTTCTCTTCCTCTGGGTCACAGGCAG GGCCATGGAGTTGGGCAGAGAATGTCTGAACCTCTGGGG TTATGAACGGGTAGATGAAATTATCTGGGTGAAGACAAATCAGCTGCAGCGCATCATTCGAACAGGCCGTACAGGTCACTGGTTGAACCATGGGAAGGAGCACTGCTTG GTTCGTTCCACCAGTCATAAACCAGATGAAATCTATGGCATGATTGAGAGACTATCCCCTGGCACTCGCAAGATTGAGTTATTTGGACGACCACACAATGTGCAACCCAACTG GATCACTCTTGGAAACCAACTGGATGGGATCCACCTACTAGACCCAGATGTGGTTGCCCGGTTCAAGCAAAGGTATCCAGATGGTATTATCTCTAAACCTAAGAATCTATAG
- the TOX4 gene encoding TOX high mobility group box family member 4 isoform X2, with protein sequence METFHTPSLGDEEFEIPPISLDSDPSLAVSDVVGHFDDLADPSSSQDGSFSAQYGVQTLDMPVGMTHGLMEQGGGLLSGGLTMDLDHSIGTQYSANPPVTIDVPMTDMTSGLMGHSQLTTIDQSELSSQLGLSLGGGTILPPAQSPEDRLSTTPSPTSSLHEDGVEDFRRQLPSQKTVVVEAGKKQKAPKKRKKKDPNEPQKPVSAYALFFRDTQAAIKGQNPNATFGEVSKIVASMWDSLGEEQKQVYKRKTEAAKKEYLKALAAYKDNQECQATVETVELDPVPPSQTPSPPPVATVDPASPAPASTEPPALSPSIVVNSTLSSYVANQASSGAGGQPNITKLIITKQMLPSSITMSQGGMVTVIPATVVTSRGLQLGQTSTATIQPSQQAQIVTRSVLQAAAAAAASMQLPPPRLQPPPLQQMPQPPTQQQVTILQQPPPLQAMQQPPPQKGRINLQQQPPPLQIKFVPPPTLKMQTTLVPAAMESSPERPVNNSPEAHTVEETSPETICEMITDVVPEVESPSQMDVELVSGSPVTLSPQPRCVRSGCENPPVVSKDWDNEYCSNECVVKHCRDVFLAWVASRNSNTVVFVK encoded by the exons ACATTCCATACACCAAGCTTGGGTGATGAGGAATTTGAAATCCCGCCTATCTCCTTGGATTCTGATCCCTCACTGGCTGTGTCAGATGTGGTTGGCCACTTTGATGACCTGGCAGACCCTTCCTCCTCTCAGGATGGCAGCTTTTCAGCCCAGTATGGGGTCCAGACATTGGACATGCCTGTGGGCATGACCCATGGCTTGATGGAGCAGGGCGGGGGGCTCCTGAGTGGGGGCTTGACCATG GACTTGGACCATTCTATAGGAACTCAGTATAGTGCCAACCCACCTGTTACAATTGATGTACCAATGACAGACATGACATCTGGCTTGATGGGGCACAGCCAGTTGACCACCATTGATCAGTCAGAACTGAGTTCTCAACTTGGTTTGAGCTTAGGGGGTGGCACCATCCTGCCACCTGCCCAGTCACCTGAGGATCGTCTTTCAACCACCCCTTCACCTACTAGTTCACTTCATGAGGATGGTGTTGAGGATTTCCGGAGG CAACTTCCCAGCCAGAAGACAGTCGTGGTGGAAGCAGGGAAAAAGCAGAAGGccccaaagaagagaaaaaagaaagatcctaATGAACCTCAGAAACCAGTTTCAGCATATGCTTTATTCTTTCGTGATACACAGGCTGCCATCAAGGGACAGAATCCCAATGCCACTTTTGGGGAGGTTTCAAAAATTGTGGCCTCCATGTGGGACAGTCTTGGAGAGGAGCAGAAACAG GTATATAAGAGGAAAACTGAAGCTGCCAAGAAAGAGTATCTGAAGGCGCTGGCTGCTTATAAAGACAATCAAGAGTGTCAG gccactgtggaaacagtaGAATTGGATCCAGTGCCACCATCACAGACTCCTTCTCCACCTCCTGTGGCTACTGTTGACCCAGCATCTCCAGCACCAGCCTCAACAGAGCCCCCTGCCCTGTCCCCTTCCATCGTTGTTAACTCCACTCTTTCATCCTATGTGGCAAACCAGGCATCTTCGGGGGCTGGGGGTCAGCCCAATATCACCAAGTTGATTATTACTAAACAGATGTTGCCCTCTTCTATTACCATGTCTCAAGGAGGGATGGTTACAGTTATCCCAGCCACAGTGGTGACCTCCCGGGGGCTCCAACTAGGTCAAACCAGTACAGCTACAATCCAGCCTAGTCAACAAGCCCAGATTGTCACTCGGTCAGTGTTGCAGGCGGCAGCAGCAGCTGCTGCTTCTATGCAACTGCCTCCACCCCGACTACAACCCCCTCCATTGCAACAGATGCCTCAGCCCCCGACTCAGCAGCAAGTGACCATTCTGCAACAGCCTCCCCCACTCCAGGCCATGCAACAACCTCCACCTCAGAAAGGTAGAATCAATTTACAACAACAGCCACCTCCTCTGCAGATCAAATTTGTGCCTCCACCCACTCTGAAAATGCAGACTACCTTAGTCCCAGCAGCTATGGAAAGTAGTCCTGAGCGGCCTGTGAACAACAGTCCTGAGGCCCATACAGTGGAGGAAACCTCTCCTGAGACAATCTGTGAGATGATCACAGATGTAGTTCCTGAG GTTGAGTCTCCTTctcaaatggatgttgaattggTGAGTGGGTCTCCTGTGACACTCTCACCCCAGCCTCGATGTGTGAGGTCTGGTTGTGAGAACCCTCCTGTTGTGAGTAAGGACTGGGACAATGAGTACTGCAGCAATGAGTGTGTGGTGAAGCACTGCAG gGATGTCTTCTTGGCCTGGGTAGCCTCTAGAAATTCAAACACAGTGGTGTTTGTGAAATAG
- the TOX4 gene encoding TOX high mobility group box family member 4 isoform X1, whose amino-acid sequence MEFPGGNDNYLTITGPSHPFLSGAETFHTPSLGDEEFEIPPISLDSDPSLAVSDVVGHFDDLADPSSSQDGSFSAQYGVQTLDMPVGMTHGLMEQGGGLLSGGLTMDLDHSIGTQYSANPPVTIDVPMTDMTSGLMGHSQLTTIDQSELSSQLGLSLGGGTILPPAQSPEDRLSTTPSPTSSLHEDGVEDFRRQLPSQKTVVVEAGKKQKAPKKRKKKDPNEPQKPVSAYALFFRDTQAAIKGQNPNATFGEVSKIVASMWDSLGEEQKQVYKRKTEAAKKEYLKALAAYKDNQECQATVETVELDPVPPSQTPSPPPVATVDPASPAPASTEPPALSPSIVVNSTLSSYVANQASSGAGGQPNITKLIITKQMLPSSITMSQGGMVTVIPATVVTSRGLQLGQTSTATIQPSQQAQIVTRSVLQAAAAAAASMQLPPPRLQPPPLQQMPQPPTQQQVTILQQPPPLQAMQQPPPQKGRINLQQQPPPLQIKFVPPPTLKMQTTLVPAAMESSPERPVNNSPEAHTVEETSPETICEMITDVVPEVESPSQMDVELVSGSPVTLSPQPRCVRSGCENPPVVSKDWDNEYCSNECVVKHCRDVFLAWVASRNSNTVVFVK is encoded by the exons ACATTCCATACACCAAGCTTGGGTGATGAGGAATTTGAAATCCCGCCTATCTCCTTGGATTCTGATCCCTCACTGGCTGTGTCAGATGTGGTTGGCCACTTTGATGACCTGGCAGACCCTTCCTCCTCTCAGGATGGCAGCTTTTCAGCCCAGTATGGGGTCCAGACATTGGACATGCCTGTGGGCATGACCCATGGCTTGATGGAGCAGGGCGGGGGGCTCCTGAGTGGGGGCTTGACCATG GACTTGGACCATTCTATAGGAACTCAGTATAGTGCCAACCCACCTGTTACAATTGATGTACCAATGACAGACATGACATCTGGCTTGATGGGGCACAGCCAGTTGACCACCATTGATCAGTCAGAACTGAGTTCTCAACTTGGTTTGAGCTTAGGGGGTGGCACCATCCTGCCACCTGCCCAGTCACCTGAGGATCGTCTTTCAACCACCCCTTCACCTACTAGTTCACTTCATGAGGATGGTGTTGAGGATTTCCGGAGG CAACTTCCCAGCCAGAAGACAGTCGTGGTGGAAGCAGGGAAAAAGCAGAAGGccccaaagaagagaaaaaagaaagatcctaATGAACCTCAGAAACCAGTTTCAGCATATGCTTTATTCTTTCGTGATACACAGGCTGCCATCAAGGGACAGAATCCCAATGCCACTTTTGGGGAGGTTTCAAAAATTGTGGCCTCCATGTGGGACAGTCTTGGAGAGGAGCAGAAACAG GTATATAAGAGGAAAACTGAAGCTGCCAAGAAAGAGTATCTGAAGGCGCTGGCTGCTTATAAAGACAATCAAGAGTGTCAG gccactgtggaaacagtaGAATTGGATCCAGTGCCACCATCACAGACTCCTTCTCCACCTCCTGTGGCTACTGTTGACCCAGCATCTCCAGCACCAGCCTCAACAGAGCCCCCTGCCCTGTCCCCTTCCATCGTTGTTAACTCCACTCTTTCATCCTATGTGGCAAACCAGGCATCTTCGGGGGCTGGGGGTCAGCCCAATATCACCAAGTTGATTATTACTAAACAGATGTTGCCCTCTTCTATTACCATGTCTCAAGGAGGGATGGTTACAGTTATCCCAGCCACAGTGGTGACCTCCCGGGGGCTCCAACTAGGTCAAACCAGTACAGCTACAATCCAGCCTAGTCAACAAGCCCAGATTGTCACTCGGTCAGTGTTGCAGGCGGCAGCAGCAGCTGCTGCTTCTATGCAACTGCCTCCACCCCGACTACAACCCCCTCCATTGCAACAGATGCCTCAGCCCCCGACTCAGCAGCAAGTGACCATTCTGCAACAGCCTCCCCCACTCCAGGCCATGCAACAACCTCCACCTCAGAAAGGTAGAATCAATTTACAACAACAGCCACCTCCTCTGCAGATCAAATTTGTGCCTCCACCCACTCTGAAAATGCAGACTACCTTAGTCCCAGCAGCTATGGAAAGTAGTCCTGAGCGGCCTGTGAACAACAGTCCTGAGGCCCATACAGTGGAGGAAACCTCTCCTGAGACAATCTGTGAGATGATCACAGATGTAGTTCCTGAG GTTGAGTCTCCTTctcaaatggatgttgaattggTGAGTGGGTCTCCTGTGACACTCTCACCCCAGCCTCGATGTGTGAGGTCTGGTTGTGAGAACCCTCCTGTTGTGAGTAAGGACTGGGACAATGAGTACTGCAGCAATGAGTGTGTGGTGAAGCACTGCAG gGATGTCTTCTTGGCCTGGGTAGCCTCTAGAAATTCAAACACAGTGGTGTTTGTGAAATAG